A segment of the Kluyveromyces marxianus DMKU3-1042 DNA, complete genome, chromosome 5 genome:
GCTGGCCAAGAGCTGGATACCTTCCTCCATCTTGAAGGGGAAAAGTCCTATCACCAATATCTTAATGAGATCAGGTCTAGAGTTGAGATGTTTCCTGACAGCCTTTGATAGCGACCTAAGGCACATGCCCATCGGATCGATAATTTTTAGACACTTGACCGTTTTGATATAGTAACATAATATCTCACATGTTAATAGACTGGATGTGAGAAACCTTGATACAAATCCGTGATATAAGGTTTCTAACACTTTTGTACCCACACTCTTAATGTCCTTATTGAGAATACTTCTGAACTCCAACAAACAGTTCCGCGATTCAGGAAAACTTGGTACAATATCCGTATAAAACTCATCACACTTGTACCAAATgaaattgttttcaaaCGACTGGTAAATGGTTGTTGTCAACTCGTGGTCATCTTGGTTTATCAACAGTTTGGAGAATTTGGACCAAAACGTTTTGATGAAACAGTTGTAAGTGTTCATCACCAGATACCGATCGTCCATCCTTTTCTGCatcattctttttgatagCTGATCAACCTTCAAATTAATTATCTTTACATTGAACTCGATCTCCTGACCGTTACATGCAGGTGCCAGCCACTGATACATCTGTTCGAACCGTTCCAAATCGTCATCAAGAATCAGACCCTCCAGCTTCGCTTGGTAATTGTCCCTGAATACTGAATTATGTTTCATGAGCATTCTCTTAAACAGAATCATCTCATTGTTAATCCAATACGTCTCAGACCCGGAACCGGAGTCGTAATCGCCAGCAAATAAAAACTCCATTTTCGAAACATACAACTTCTCGAGCTTCATCATCTCTTTCCAGTGCACGATATCCTTGAAGTGGGTAAAAAAATGTGTTCGTATCATCGTCATATAGTATTCTTGTATCATATACCTCGTCTTTTCGTCCATATGCTCTAATAGTGCCTTCAAACACTGTTTGATCCGGAGTGTTGGTATTTGTGGTTGGAATTCAGGCTGAAGCCATGTAAGAACAATGTCTATCTCATCTTCTGACGTTCCAGATACAGATCGTACGATCTCTTCATGCAACAGCTTGAGTTCATCTTCGCTCTTAGTCATTGATGCGCGACTGCTGTTGTAATATGTCTTCTTGgatctttcaattcttgcGGTTAAACCTTCTAGTTTGTAAATATGTCTAGTTAATACGATTATTGTCAAAATCCTTTAACAGACGTAATAATTTTGATGTGCAAATTGTACACATACAATACAAAAAGGGCGGCAGAGTAAGAAGCAAGCGGATAGGACCCTGGGTTGTCTATACCTCTGttcatatacatatatcaTATAAGATATCAAAATGGTATGTTTTGCATATAATAAGACTAAGTGGGTGTTTGTTAACCTTTACGTATTTACTAACCGCAGTGAGAGTGATGTTTTACACAGGAAAAGGAGTTCATGAACCTCACGGGCTGCAAATACAGTGTGGCCCAGCAGTATCTTAGACGGAATGGCGGTCGTGTAGAGTACGCTTTAAATGACTATTATGACCATGTGGATGCTATAGGGGGTATGCGTCAATCTTACAGTCCTCGGTTAGTTGGGATCTTTGAGAAATATACAACTGTTGGTCAGGCGACACAGTGGGACACCACGGGACTCATAAGATACATAGAAGATTTGGGTGTTTCCATAGAAGATCCACTGGCCCTTTGTCTCGCGGAAATGCTTTGTATCAAGGATTTAACAAAGCCGTTGTCTAGAGAACAGTTTTTGGATGCATGGACGGACCAATGCTGCGATACCCTAGACCAAATGAGAGCACATCTCCAAACCCTAGAGGCGCGACTAGAAACTGATAAAGACTACTTCAAGTCGATATACTTGTATATTTTCCCGCTTAATGCAGATGAAACGACCCACCATATGCCGAAAGACGTTGCTGTAGAGTATTGgaatattttgttcaaaacaaagaaatatgcGTTGAAGGTTTCTGACTCACGCATTGAATCCTGGCTTGCGTTCATCAATGCTGGTGAATCAGACCCAAGACGTCAGAATATATCATGGGATACATGGCGCATGTTTTACAAGTTTGTGGAACAGTACCCTGATGACAACAGCTTGAAAGATACATACGACGAAATGGCATCCTGGCCATTGCTAATTGATGAGTATTACGAGTATTTAGAAGACAATAATATCTAGCAAGAACA
Coding sequences within it:
- the APC2 gene encoding anaphase promoting complex subunit 2, with translation MTKSEDELKLLHEEIVRSVSGTSEDEIDIVLTWLQPEFQPQIPTLRIKQCLKALLEHMDEKTRYMIQEYYMTMIRTHFFTHFKDIVHWKEMMKLEKLYVSKMEFLFAGDYDSGSGSETYWINNEMILFKRMLMKHNSVFRDNYQAKLEGLILDDDLERFEQMYQWLAPACNGQEIEFNVKIINLKVDQLSKRMMQKRMDDRYLVMNTYNCFIKTFWSKFSKLLINQDDHELTTTIYQSFENNFIWYKCDEFYTDIVPSFPESRNCLLEFRSILNKDIKSVGTKVLETLYHGFVSRFLTSSLLTCEILCYYIKTVKCLKIIDPMGMCLRSLSKAVRKHLNSRPDLIKILVIGLFPFKMEEGIQLLASTDNSLVHYQKLEQFSKELGDFSMGPELPQALPWFNQQHLPRCTYTGNDEVLLQYLNWVPNPPKIKLDVENFEDADADDDIKYVPPTDMIQVLLDILKSKRALVDDILGVLSTKFIEAEEYTLDPEWQKIMDILLNHLEVTRQGTVTSEEDDLSHLNDVEVMLKDLALSSELRTQLSKTNSPFFQRFPHIKILSKLYWRHYQNTNGKLITTSYKWNNQMKPLVQNLNKVYESLNIGRTLKFDAGSSSRVTMNLIMKSGYTKKFKVKMEQYLVLSHFQDESDQVMPVPIQHSLKSLQVLTRIPTEKLQDILSFWERHEVLVQDANEIYRVNE
- the DCN1 gene encoding NEDD8 ligase DCN1, producing the protein MEKEFMNLTGCKYSVAQQYLRRNGGRVEYALNDYYDHVDAIGGMRQSYSPRLVGIFEKYTTVGQATQWDTTGLIRYIEDLGVSIEDPLALCLAEMLCIKDLTKPLSREQFLDAWTDQCCDTLDQMRAHLQTLEARLETDKDYFKSIYLYIFPLNADETTHHMPKDVAVEYWNILFKTKKYALKVSDSRIESWLAFINAGESDPRRQNISWDTWRMFYKFVEQYPDDNSLKDTYDEMASWPLLIDEYYEYLEDNNI